The following are encoded together in the Populus trichocarpa isolate Nisqually-1 chromosome 5, P.trichocarpa_v4.1, whole genome shotgun sequence genome:
- the LOC7492106 gene encoding uncharacterized protein LOC7492106 produces the protein MVVMANKIETAHQMYRDGNYEEALGFYTEALSMAKTKPQKIALHSNRAACYLKLHDFKKAAEECTSVLELDHNHTGALMLRAQTLVTLKEYTSALFDVNRLMELNPSSEVYQNLEARLRTQLSLAPIPESEVELEEEEEDENEAEPCGQVEMQDAATALVDINQKNEPCQTTNDAEVIVHKTPDIKKISVESTDKKSEPRKTIAAEVIAQARKKVEPRKTFTAEVIAQAQRKAEPRNTAPAEADAGTKESIKQNSNGWQAIPKPKGHSTLDYARWDRVEDGSSEDDDEEEEDSQPQYRFRVRTFGV, from the exons ATGGTGGTGATGGCAAACAAGATTGAGACAGCACATCAAATGTACAGAGATGGAAACTACGAGGAAGCGCTTGGATTTTACACAGAGGCACTTTCCATGGCTAAAACTAAGCCACAAAAGATTGCTTTGCATAGTAATAGAGCTGCTTGTTATTTGAAATTGCATGATTTCAAAAAG gcAGCTGAAGAATGTACATCAGTGCTTGAGCTTGATCACAATCACACTGGAGCATTGATGTTGCGGGCACAGACGCTAGTCACCCTTAAGGAGTACACCTCAGCACTCTTTGATGTCAATAGGCTGATGGAGTTGAATCCTTCATCAGAAGTTTACCAGAATCTTGAAGCTCGTCTGAGGACTCAATTG TCTCTTGCTCCAATACCTGAATCTGAAGTGGAGttagaagaagaggaagaagatgaaaatgaagCAGAACCGTGCGGACAAGTGGAAATGCAAGACGCAGCAACTGCACTAGTAGATATAAATCAGAAAAATGAGCCTTGTCAGACTACAAATGATGCTGAAGTTATTGTTCATAAAACACCAGACATCAAGAAGATTTCTGTGGAAAGTACAGATAAAAAATCCGAGCCAAGAAAGACCATTGCTGCTGAGGTTATTGCTCAAGCTAGGAAGAAAGTTGAGCCTAGAAAAACTTTTACTGCTGAAGTTATTGCTCAAGCACAGCGGAAGGCTGAGCCTAGAAACACTGCTCCTGCTGAAGCTGATGCTGGGACAAAAGAATCAATTAAACAGAATTCTAATGGATGGCAAGCAATCCCAAAACCAAAGGGACACTCGACTCTGGATTATGCACGTTGGGACAGGGTTGAGGATGGCTCTAGTGAAGATGacgatgaggaggaggaggattctCAGCCTCAATATCGGTTCCGTGTAAGAACATTTGGTGTGTGA